Proteins encoded together in one Cydia pomonella isolate Wapato2018A chromosome 10, ilCydPomo1, whole genome shotgun sequence window:
- the LOC133522441 gene encoding uncharacterized protein LOC133522441 gives MATKTTPIACSGCHNVIVDRRLLQCLTCMDIYDLLCANVTKELYDTLPTERKKTWICPGCVCRQTKRGDNTNTPIRASDFSINQTVHTVHDDESMDCSFLNHSTRSQNITFRRPQPQNNAQQDDSVCLDNIRILVREELQDCLDERLISLIGKAVENQIAPLVQSVAQLKTRVTTVEERVTALEERLNSLVTYRDNNPAETYASVTEKPRAQSPASCNATSRSVSPSTGKIASDKVLLPPIAGQIPNNRDSDKHTETLAKPASSDAESEGRGKLQIRPRKQLEVKRGTALPGTTCPLKASERCRYIHLFYVKVGTTNEQVQAYLSEICGEDVCTVETLKAKGNYASFKLTVPLKCIERVLDPAYWAEDICIKPWKQNFRNFRNKSTNEV, from the coding sequence ATGGCTACGAAAACCACACCTATTGCTTGTTCTGGATGTCACAATGTCATCGTGGACCGGCGCCTCTTACAATGCCTGACTTGTATGGACATATATGACTTACTATGTGCTAATGTCACAAAGGAATTGTATGACACGCTGCCGACAGAACGAAAAAAAACTTGGATATGCCCGGGTTGTGTCTGTCGTCAGACAAAGAGAGGAGACAACACAAATACACCAATACGAGCATCTGACTTCAGTATCAATCAGACCGTCCATACAGTGCATGACGATGAATCCATGGACTGCAGTTTTTTGAACCACTCGACAAGATCACAGAACATAACGTTCCGTCGTCCTCAGCCACAGAATAATGCCCAGCAGGATGACTCTGTGTGTTTAGATAATATCCGGATTCTGGTTAGGGAGGAGCTACAAGACTGCCTCGATGAACGCCTAATAAGTTTAATTGGCAAAGCAGTCGAAAACCAAATTGCGCCACTAGTACAGTCAGTGGCGCAATTGAAAACTAGGGTGACGACTGTCGAAGAAAGAGTGACAGCCCTTGAAGAGAGGTTAAATTCGTTGGTGACTTATAGAGACAACAACCCAGCGGAAACCTACGCATCCGTTACTGAAAAACCAAGAGCACAGTCTCCGGCAAGTTGCAACGCAACTAGTAGGTCTGTATCACCTTCAACGGGAAAGATAGCGTCTGACAAGGTGCTACTGCCGCCAATAGCTGGTCAGATTCCTAATAACCGGGACAGTGATAAACATACGGAGACGTTAGCTAAGCCGGCGAGTTCAGACGCAGAGAGCGAGGGCCGGGGTAAACTACAGATACGCCCGCGAAAACAATTGGAGGTTAAGAGAGGCACAGCTCTCCCTGGAACTACGTGCCCGCTGAAAGCCTCGGAGAGGTGCCGTTACAttcatttgttttatgtaaaagtGGGCACAACTAACGAACAAGTACAGGCCTATCTTTCAGAGATCTGTGGGGAAGACGTTTGCACAGTCGAGACACTAAAGGCAAAAGGAAATTATGCATCCTTCAAACTCACCGTTCCACTGAAGTGTATTGAGAGGGTGTTGGACCCCGCTTACTGGGCGGAAGATATATGCATTAAACCCTGGAAACAGAATTTTCGTAACTTTCGCAACAAAAGTACGAACGAAGTATAA